CTCCGGCTTCAGTATCAGGGCGCCTGGGACCTCTCCTTCAACTATCTTCTTCACAATCTCATTAGCGTCTTCACGTGTCAAATCAGGGAGTCCTTGGCAATCCTTTGCCGTTGTAGCGATGACTGGCGCCTTAATGCTTTGTGCCTCCTTAAGCACATCAGTCCTTATACACTGCTCATCCACTACGATGACATCTGGTACGCCGCTTCGTATGAATCTCAGCTGCCAGGACAGCGGCCCAACGATCTTAGCCTTGGGGTTATATCTGGTTAGATCGTGTGCGGTGCAGCATATCCCAGCCACCTCAACTTTACCCATCAACCCGTGGTCCTGAAGGTAGTCGATTATGTGGGCTGCGGGTGGCACGTTATGCCCAATCACCAAAACCATAGGTTTTGTGGAGTCTATGGTACCCATGCCCAGCTCTACGAGAGGTGCATCGGGGTCTGCTTTCGGGTAGCCTAGGGCTGAAATCTGCGCTATATCAGCAACCTCCATTCCGACGTGATCGATCATGCCTGCGTGGAAGACCTTTGACTCAAAGTCTATGTTGTCCCCCTCTTGACCAGTGTGGGTTGCTGCGAGAAGCTGCACAATCTCTCTTTCTAAATATGATAGAACCTCTTCTAGGTCACCTATCTTCTTAGGTCTGACTCCGCAGACAAGCCTAGTGACCGGGGCTTCTATCTCCACCCCAACCTTTGAGCCTACATCGATAGGCGCATCCCTCCCAAACCTCTCTATCAAATACTCGACGAGGTGCCTAGCGTGCCCTACGTGTGTTGCAGCTCCGATACAGCAGGCAAGAAGCACTATACGGGACTGCTGAGCCCAGATATCAAGCCCACAGGCTCCTCTCTTACCAGCGGTCAGATCACATTTACCCATTGTGCATAGGCAGCATACGTCACAGTAGGGCAGGTAGACTGGCTTATACCTCTGCAGCAGCTTGTGATCCCAGCTCCTAAGATCTGTTACAGTTGGGAATGGTGTCGGGCCTATCTTCTCCTCCCATTCTTCTTCGATAATTCTCCCCAGCGATATTTCTAAGTTGGAGAACTGGATCGAGGGTGTCTGCACCTTATCCACTTTAATCCTCACGTTTTGCATATCATATCCTCTATGCTTAGGACAAGTTTATTATGTTAGACAATATAGACTATATACCATATACACCAATCTGCAAAGAAAAAATTCACACCTATCTAACATGGTTCACTAGCAGTACCGGTAGCCACGGTAGCCTACTGACTATCCTAATCCCTATACTACTTCTCTGGACCAGTGTACTTTTGAGTAATCTCTCTAACCACACCAGCAGCTATAGTCGTACCCATATCTCTCAGCGCAAATCTACCGAGCTCAGGGAACTCCTTGAAGGTCTCTATGCATAGAGGTCTGAGGGGAGCTATCCTAACTAGCGCTGAGTCACCCGTCTTAATAGACTTAGGCTTCTCCTCTACTGGTTGGCCGGTCCTAGGATCTATCTTAGCTATGATCTCCTTGATGGTAGCAGCTACTTGGGCTGTATGAGCGTGCAGCACAGGTGTATAGCCAGCCGCTATAGCTGTCGGGTGGTAAACCACTATGATCTGAGCAATAAACTCCTTGGCTACTGTAGGTGGATTATCGGGCTTACCCACGACGTAGCCACGCTTAATATCACGCTTATCTACGCCTCTAACGTTGAACCCTATGTTGTCACCAGCTATAGCTTCTTGGATAGGTGTGTGGTGAGTCTCTATAGACCTAACTTCAGCGATTATGCCTGGAGGCATAATTATCACCTTATCACCAACCTTCATTCGCCCAGTCTCGACCCTACCCACAGGCACCGTACCGACACCTGTAATAGAGTATACGTCTTGTATAGGGATCCTCAGCGGCTTATCAACAGGCTTCTCAGGTAACGTGAGCTGGTCAAGCGCTTCGAATAGTGTTGGACCAGTGTACCATGGCATTTTATCAGAGCGTCTGACTAGGTTTTCACCAGTCCAGCCTGAGCCTGGTATGAAAGGTATCTTCTTAACATCATAGCCCACACTCTTAAGCAAGTTTTCGGTAATAGCCTTAATCTCATCATACCGCTCCTTACTGTAGTTCACTGTCGGATCATCGAACTTGCTGAAGAAGACTATAATCTGGTTTACACCGAGTGTACGCAGTAGGAAAGCGTGCTCCCTCGTTTGTCCACCCGGACCTACACCTACTTCAAACTCACCCTTCTTCGCCGATATCACTAAGACAGATGCGTCGGCTTCACTCGCTCCAGTTATCATATTCTTTATGAAGTCTCTGTGCCCCGGCGCATCGATAAGTGTGAAAAAGTATTTTTCGGTCTCGAACTTCTGAAAGGCAAGGTCTATGGTGACACCTCTTTCACGCTCATCCTTCAAACTATCAAGTACCCAAGCATACTTGAAGGTGTCACCAGCGCCTGTCTTCTCCGATTCTTTAGCGTATTCCTCGATGGTCCTGGCATCAACTACCCCTAGGTCGAATAGGAAGTGGCCCATAGCGGTTGACTTACCGTGGTCTACGTGTCCTGTTATTACGAGGTTTAGATGAGGCTTCTCAGGCATTTACGCTACACCCTTCGCATCCACTTGGCAGTAAATCTGATTATTTAACTGTTTTTTTGAGTTAAAGGCTAGGTTCACCTTAGCTAACGCGCGTAGAAATTCCTCTATGGCTGTTTGTTATGTAGTGATGGATGAAGAAGTATGCTACAATCTCTGTCCCTGAAGAGGTAAAGAAGATTCTTCAAGAGGCTAAGGGTAGGGTTGAGTGGGGAGATTTCCTACTTAAGCTATACGAAGAAGCTAGAAGGAGGAGGGGTGAAGAGGCGTTCAAAAGATTGGCTGAAACACTCACAGAAGATGAACTCAAAGGCTTGATCGAGTCAAGTAGGGAATTCAGAGAAAGGTTCGTGCTGCGATGAAGCTGCTGGACACGAACACACTTATAGAGAGGCTCAAGAAGCAAAGATACGAGCCGAACGCCATCTCAATAATAACACTGATTGAAGTCTTAAGGGGGTTGGATGATAAGAAGAGAGGGCTCGTCAAGCAGCTGCTCGAAGAGAGCTTTGAGGTAAAAGGTTTAGATAATGAGATCATTCAAACGTACTGCAGAGTATACCAGAAGCTCAAGAAGAAGGCTACACCACTGCCTGACGCCGATCTACTTATAGCAGCAACAGCCATAACCAACAACCTACCACTCGTAACCAGAGACGAACACTTCAAATATTTGAGAGAGTTTGGCTTGGAACTTGAGGAGGCGTAACATATATCGCATACTTCAAAGGTTACGCTTCTCCCTTTCTTCGATTTCTTTCCTCACCCTCTCCAGCTCAGACCTCAGCCACACCTCGTAGCTCCTTAACTCGGAGAGCTCCTCTTCAACAGACCTCTTCTTCCACAACACCACACCCGGAGGGAAGAATCCGAAGGCCCAGCGAACCCCACTCGATTTGAGCGCGGAACGCATAAGATAGATGAAGAGTGCAGCGAACACTACAAAGATCAGAAGAGATAACAACAGAACTAGCCACACAGCCTCACCTTCGCTAATCAAGACAACTGGGAGTAAGAACATAGCCCCAACACACCGATCTTATTTCTTCTATCACACTTAAATTTTAGCGTTAACGTAAAGCGCTCTGCGTTTTGTCTTCGGGGGCTACGTGGTTTGAGGAGATGAGCGTAGCTGAGGGGGTCAGCTTCATATTTTTCGGCGACTAAACTC
This window of the Nitrososphaerota archaeon genome carries:
- a CDS encoding acetyl-CoA decarbonylase/synthase complex subunit alpha gives rise to the protein MQNVRIKVDKVQTPSIQFSNLEISLGRIIEEEWEEKIGPTPFPTVTDLRSWDHKLLQRYKPVYLPYCDVCCLCTMGKCDLTAGKRGACGLDIWAQQSRIVLLACCIGAATHVGHARHLVEYLIERFGRDAPIDVGSKVGVEIEAPVTRLVCGVRPKKIGDLEEVLSYLEREIVQLLAATHTGQEGDNIDFESKVFHAGMIDHVGMEVADIAQISALGYPKADPDAPLVELGMGTIDSTKPMVLVIGHNVPPAAHIIDYLQDHGLMGKVEVAGICCTAHDLTRYNPKAKIVGPLSWQLRFIRSGVPDVIVVDEQCIRTDVLKEAQSIKAPVIATTAKDCQGLPDLTREDANEIVKKIVEGEVPGALILKPE
- the tuf gene encoding translation elongation factor EF-1 subunit alpha, with amino-acid sequence MPEKPHLNLVITGHVDHGKSTAMGHFLFDLGVVDARTIEEYAKESEKTGAGDTFKYAWVLDSLKDERERGVTIDLAFQKFETEKYFFTLIDAPGHRDFIKNMITGASEADASVLVISAKKGEFEVGVGPGGQTREHAFLLRTLGVNQIIVFFSKFDDPTVNYSKERYDEIKAITENLLKSVGYDVKKIPFIPGSGWTGENLVRRSDKMPWYTGPTLFEALDQLTLPEKPVDKPLRIPIQDVYSITGVGTVPVGRVETGRMKVGDKVIIMPPGIIAEVRSIETHHTPIQEAIAGDNIGFNVRGVDKRDIKRGYVVGKPDNPPTVAKEFIAQIIVVYHPTAIAAGYTPVLHAHTAQVAATIKEIIAKIDPRTGQPVEEKPKSIKTGDSALVRIAPLRPLCIETFKEFPELGRFALRDMGTTIAAGVVREITQKYTGPEK
- a CDS encoding type II toxin-antitoxin system VapC family toxin; translated protein: MKLLDTNTLIERLKKQRYEPNAISIITLIEVLRGLDDKKRGLVKQLLEESFEVKGLDNEIIQTYCRVYQKLKKKATPLPDADLLIAATAITNNLPLVTRDEHFKYLREFGLELEEA